From Caminibacter mediatlanticus TB-2, the proteins below share one genomic window:
- the rlmB gene encoding 23S rRNA (guanosine(2251)-2'-O)-methyltransferase RlmB, which yields MIVYGKRIVEYIIQKHPDIVKEILIARKLNKNELKKFQNFEIKFIDNKLAQKLSKNSNHQGFFAKIEFTPQNWDIIGDKILILDNVTDMGNIGAITRTAYALGIDLLIITGINELKWDRVIRTSSGAALDMKIISIKNILDVINILKTKGYLIVGADLGGKCKPSRKNKIALILGNEGEGLNKKIKQKLDEVITIEMKREFDSLNVSVAAGILIDRITNEC from the coding sequence ATGATAGTTTATGGAAAAAGAATAGTAGAATATATAATACAAAAACATCCTGATATTGTTAAAGAAATTTTAATTGCAAGAAAACTTAATAAAAATGAGCTAAAAAAATTTCAAAATTTTGAAATAAAATTTATAGATAACAAATTAGCTCAAAAATTAAGTAAAAACTCAAACCATCAAGGTTTTTTTGCAAAAATAGAATTTACACCTCAAAACTGGGATATTATAGGAGACAAAATATTAATATTAGATAATGTTACAGACATGGGTAATATTGGAGCTATAACGCGTACAGCTTATGCATTAGGTATTGATTTGTTAATTATTACTGGAATAAATGAACTAAAATGGGATAGAGTAATTCGCACAAGCTCAGGTGCTGCACTTGATATGAAAATTATCTCTATAAAAAACATATTAGATGTTATAAATATTTTAAAAACAAAAGGATATTTAATAGTTGGAGCTGATTTAGGAGGCAAATGTAAACCTTCAAGAAAAAATAAAATAGCACTAATATTGGGTAATGAAGGCGAAGGTTTAAATAAAAAGATAAAACAAAAACTTGACGAAGTAATTACTATTGAGATGAAAAGAGAATTTGATTCTTTAAATGTCTCTGTTGCTGCTGGAATTTTAATAGATAGGATAACAAATGAGTGCTAA
- the rsmI gene encoding 16S rRNA (cytidine(1402)-2'-O)-methyltransferase, whose amino-acid sequence MLTLIPTPIGNLEDISKRAISALKTSEILFCEDTRVTKKLLNLLNIDYKNKEFISMHSHNEDKILQKLDPEILKTKNVGYVSDAGMPGISDPGSKLVKFAQKHNIPYTVIPGPNAAITAFVASGFEGEFIFYGFLPHKGSEREKKLNEVINSQKISILYESPHRIEKLLNELKEKIPNRTIFLAKELTKLHETFIKGKVKDINIENTKGEWVVVIDKGEKANTLSLTYDEILNLPLPKKEKSKLLAKISSKSAKEIYKTL is encoded by the coding sequence TTGCTAACTTTAATACCAACTCCCATTGGAAATTTAGAAGACATCTCAAAAAGGGCTATTTCAGCCCTTAAAACTTCTGAAATTCTCTTTTGTGAAGATACAAGAGTTACTAAAAAACTACTAAACCTTTTAAATATCGATTATAAAAATAAAGAATTTATCTCAATGCACTCACATAACGAAGATAAAATTCTTCAAAAATTAGACCCTGAAATTTTAAAAACTAAAAATGTAGGATATGTAAGTGATGCTGGAATGCCAGGAATTAGCGACCCTGGAAGTAAACTTGTTAAATTCGCTCAAAAACATAATATCCCTTATACTGTAATTCCAGGTCCTAATGCTGCCATAACGGCTTTTGTTGCAAGCGGATTTGAAGGAGAGTTTATTTTTTATGGTTTTTTACCGCATAAGGGAAGTGAAAGAGAAAAAAAATTAAATGAAGTAATTAATTCTCAAAAAATCTCAATTCTTTATGAATCTCCTCATAGGATTGAGAAATTATTAAATGAATTAAAAGAAAAAATACCAAATAGAACGATTTTCTTAGCAAAAGAATTAACTAAACTCCACGAAACATTTATTAAAGGAAAAGTTAAAGATATCAATATTGAAAATACAAAAGGTGAATGGGTTGTAGTAATCGATAAAGGTGAAAAAGCAAATACTCTTTCATTAACATATGATGAAATTTTGAATTTACCATTGCCAAAAAAAGAAAAATCAAAACTTCTTGCAAAAATTTCTTCTAAAAGTGCAAAAGAAATTTATAAAACTCTTTAA
- the rpmE gene encoding 50S ribosomal protein L31, whose amino-acid sequence MKKGIHPEYVECTVTCTCGHTFKVLSTKPTLRIEVCNECHPFFTGKERNIDRGGKVDKFKKKYGLA is encoded by the coding sequence ATGAAAAAAGGTATTCATCCAGAATATGTTGAATGTACTGTAACTTGTACTTGTGGTCATACTTTTAAAGTATTATCAACAAAACCAACTCTTAGAATTGAAGTTTGTAATGAGTGTCACCCATTCTTTACAGGTAAAGAAAGAAACATTGATAGAGGTGGAAAAGTAGATAAATTTAAGAAAAAATACGGCTTAGCATAA
- a CDS encoding RNA recognition motif domain-containing protein — translation MKTIYVGNINYDANAEELKELFSQYGEVLSAKIINDRETGRSKGFGFIEMESGAETAIEELDGKEFLGRRLRVNEARPREPRS, via the coding sequence ATGAAAACAATTTACGTAGGAAACATTAATTACGACGCTAATGCAGAAGAGCTAAAAGAACTATTCTCACAATATGGCGAAGTACTATCAGCAAAAATAATCAATGATAGAGAAACTGGAAGAAGCAAAGGTTTTGGTTTTATAGAAATGGAAAGCGGAGCTGAAACAGCTATTGAAGAACTTGATGGTAAAGAATTTTTAGGAAGAAGACTAAGAGTTAACGAAGCAAGACCAAGAGAACCAAGAAGTTAA
- the dnaE gene encoding DNA polymerase III subunit alpha, whose amino-acid sequence MNLIPFHIHSDYSLLHSTIKIKDLIKKASSLGFKHIGITEINNMFSAIEFYETCKNNNINPIIGIEALIKRDNNLSKIILIAKDYNGYKTLMYLNSISYLYHMKGDKPILPYEELVKNQDSLIVILPMLESEIGFHLNILNEKNILKGAKGYQEAINIANIYKNDFKNLFLEIRRDKKEENLIENDLITLSKETNIPLIASTNIFYLSKEDYIYKDALECIESNKQFDDVHRKYDIGEFYLKSKEEYEELFKDLPEALENNKILEEINLEIPLGNPTPPTFKFTKEYAKKEGLEIDSDVEYFEYKCYEGLKKRLKKIPKELHEEYKKRLEYEIDIIKKMKFPGYMLIVWDFINYAKDPSRHIRGDGNKIPVGPGRGSAAGSLVAYVLEITNIDPIKYGLLFERFLNPERVSMPDIDVDFCQERREEVIEYVQHKYGKENVAQVVTFGSLLAKGVLRDIARIFGIEYSTADKFVKLIPDKLGITLKEAKELEPKIQEIVNEEPLYERLYSFGEALEGLKRNTGKHAAGVVISDTKLWNKSPLYKQDENDDFHTTQYSLNYLEPVDLIKFDFLGLKTLTVIDKAIKNIKQNQNKDIDIDDLSLDDEKVFKLIQSGKTLGLFQIESDGMQDLAKRLKPENFEDIIAMLALYRPGPMDAGMLDDYIERKHGRKEISYFFDEFEEVLKPILKPTYGVIVYQEQVMQIVQAIGGFSLGEADIIRRAMGKKKADLMAKYVEEFATRAAKRGFSYENAKSLFNLIEKFAGYGFNKSHSAAYAMITYQTAFLKTYYPTEFFASLLSYEADNTEKIAKYIDEAKSMQIEVLPPDVNKSNYEFTPVKNKILFGLSAIKGVGSKAIESIVTNRPFSDLEDFILKIDTSKVNKKVLEQLIKSGAMDSFGYSRKTLLQNLENMLEFKKRIEDRKNAINHKNSLFADIVEENEVEEKLEINITDEFDTKTLLDGEYETLGFYVSAHPLDPYKEEIQKIKYNLSSEIEEIIGKEALFIGKVESMKVRISKKGNKFAIVSIMDYHGKFDVMVFERDLNILNEMDKDKPIAIKAYVDKVGEFLRITCKKIMPLNEAANEKAATKEEVCLIEFNLSENYEEELIEIYNKLTKNPGNKKAILHLKTPFGYSFKVTTNIKTSIN is encoded by the coding sequence ATTAACTTGATACCTTTTCATATCCATTCAGACTATTCACTCTTACATTCTACAATAAAAATAAAAGATTTAATAAAAAAAGCATCTTCACTTGGCTTCAAACATATTGGAATTACAGAAATTAATAATATGTTTAGTGCAATTGAATTTTACGAAACTTGTAAAAACAACAATATAAATCCAATAATTGGAATTGAGGCTTTAATTAAAAGAGATAATAATTTAAGTAAAATAATTTTAATTGCAAAAGACTATAATGGTTATAAAACTTTAATGTATCTAAATTCAATCTCTTATCTTTATCATATGAAAGGTGATAAACCAATATTACCTTATGAAGAATTAGTTAAAAATCAAGACTCTTTAATTGTTATTTTACCAATGTTAGAGAGTGAAATAGGATTTCACTTAAATATACTAAATGAAAAAAATATTTTAAAAGGTGCAAAAGGTTATCAAGAAGCTATAAATATTGCAAATATCTATAAAAATGATTTTAAAAACTTATTTTTAGAAATTAGAAGAGATAAAAAAGAAGAAAATTTAATAGAAAATGATTTAATAACTCTCTCAAAAGAGACAAATATCCCCTTAATTGCATCTACTAATATTTTCTATTTAAGTAAAGAAGACTATATTTATAAAGATGCATTAGAGTGCATTGAAAGTAATAAACAATTCGATGATGTACATAGAAAATATGATATTGGAGAGTTTTATTTAAAATCAAAAGAGGAATATGAAGAGTTATTTAAAGATTTGCCTGAGGCATTAGAAAATAATAAAATTTTAGAAGAGATTAATCTTGAAATACCTCTTGGAAATCCAACTCCTCCTACTTTTAAATTCACAAAAGAGTATGCAAAAAAAGAGGGATTAGAAATTGATAGTGATGTAGAATATTTTGAATATAAATGTTATGAGGGCCTAAAAAAAAGACTAAAAAAAATCCCAAAAGAACTTCACGAAGAGTATAAAAAAAGACTTGAATATGAAATTGATATTATTAAAAAAATGAAATTTCCGGGATATATGCTAATAGTTTGGGATTTTATTAACTATGCAAAAGACCCAAGTAGACACATAAGAGGAGATGGTAATAAAATTCCAGTAGGACCTGGAAGAGGAAGTGCAGCTGGAAGTTTAGTTGCATATGTTTTAGAAATTACAAATATTGACCCTATTAAATATGGATTGCTTTTTGAGAGATTTTTAAACCCTGAGAGAGTTTCAATGCCAGATATTGATGTTGACTTTTGCCAAGAAAGAAGAGAAGAAGTTATTGAATATGTCCAACACAAATATGGAAAAGAGAATGTAGCACAAGTTGTAACATTTGGTTCATTACTTGCAAAAGGTGTTTTAAGAGATATTGCAAGAATTTTTGGAATAGAATATTCAACTGCTGATAAGTTTGTAAAATTAATTCCTGATAAACTTGGAATTACTTTAAAAGAAGCAAAAGAGTTAGAACCAAAAATTCAAGAAATTGTGAATGAAGAACCTTTATATGAAAGATTATATTCATTTGGAGAAGCACTTGAAGGTCTTAAAAGAAATACAGGAAAACATGCAGCAGGAGTAGTTATAAGCGATACAAAACTTTGGAATAAATCTCCTTTATATAAACAAGATGAAAATGACGATTTTCATACAACTCAATACTCTTTAAATTATCTTGAACCTGTTGATTTGATTAAATTTGACTTTTTAGGACTAAAAACTTTAACTGTTATTGACAAAGCAATTAAAAATATAAAACAAAATCAGAATAAAGATATTGACATTGATGATTTAAGTTTAGATGATGAAAAAGTATTTAAATTAATTCAATCAGGAAAAACACTTGGTCTGTTTCAAATTGAATCAGATGGTATGCAAGATTTAGCTAAAAGATTAAAACCAGAAAATTTTGAAGATATAATCGCTATGCTTGCCCTATATAGACCAGGACCTATGGATGCAGGAATGCTTGATGATTATATTGAAAGAAAACATGGAAGAAAAGAGATTAGTTATTTCTTTGATGAATTTGAAGAAGTATTAAAACCAATTTTAAAGCCAACATATGGAGTTATTGTATACCAAGAACAAGTCATGCAAATAGTCCAAGCAATTGGAGGATTTAGCTTAGGTGAAGCAGATATTATTAGAAGGGCTATGGGTAAGAAAAAAGCTGATTTGATGGCAAAATATGTAGAAGAATTTGCAACAAGGGCAGCAAAAAGAGGCTTTTCATATGAAAATGCAAAAAGCTTATTTAATTTAATTGAAAAATTTGCTGGATATGGATTTAATAAATCCCATTCAGCTGCTTATGCAATGATTACATATCAAACGGCATTTTTAAAGACATATTATCCAACAGAATTTTTTGCAAGTTTATTAAGTTATGAGGCCGATAATACTGAAAAAATAGCTAAGTATATTGACGAAGCAAAATCTATGCAAATTGAGGTTTTACCGCCCGATGTAAATAAATCAAATTATGAATTTACACCTGTAAAAAATAAAATTCTTTTTGGACTTAGTGCAATTAAAGGAGTTGGAAGTAAAGCAATTGAGAGTATTGTTACAAATCGACCATTTAGTGATTTAGAAGATTTTATTTTAAAAATAGACACAAGTAAAGTTAATAAAAAAGTACTTGAACAATTAATAAAATCAGGTGCAATGGATAGCTTTGGATATTCAAGAAAAACATTACTACAAAACTTAGAAAATATGCTTGAATTTAAAAAAAGAATTGAAGATAGAAAAAATGCAATTAATCATAAAAACTCCTTATTTGCTGATATAGTTGAAGAAAATGAAGTTGAAGAAAAATTAGAAATAAATATAACAGATGAGTTTGACACAAAAACTTTGCTTGATGGAGAGTATGAAACTCTTGGATTTTATGTCTCAGCCCATCCACTTGACCCATATAAAGAAGAGATTCAAAAAATAAAATATAACCTATCAAGCGAAATTGAAGAAATAATTGGAAAAGAAGCATTATTTATAGGAAAAGTTGAATCAATGAAAGTTAGAATTTCAAAAAAAGGAAATAAATTTGCTATTGTAAGTATAATGGACTATCATGGTAAATTTGATGTAATGGTATTTGAGAGAGATTTAAATATTTTAAATGAAATGGATAAAGATAAACCTATTGCAATAAAAGCATATGTTGATAAAGTGGGAGAATTTTTAAGAATTACGTGTAAAAAAATTATGCCACTAAATGAAGCAGCAAATGAAAAGGCAGCAACAAAAGAAGAAGTTTGTTTAATTGAATTTAATTTAAGCGAAAATTATGAAGAAGAGTTAATTGAAATTTATAATAAACTAACAAAAAATCCTGGAAATAAAAAAGCAATACTTCATCTTAAAACTCCTTTTGGATATAGCTTTAAAGTTACAACAAATATTAAAACATCAATCAATTAA
- a CDS encoding O-acetyl-ADP-ribose deacetylase, whose amino-acid sequence MIEIMLGDITKVKVDAIVNAANPTLLGGGGVDGAIHRAAGFKLLEECKSLGGANPGDAKITHGYNLPAKWVIHTVGPIYSGKKEDEIILKRCYENSLCIARSYHLKSIAFPSISTGAYGYPIEEACKIALNTIDWFLKNCAYYDMRVICVLYSKKDYDVYVECAKLCKISIKKV is encoded by the coding sequence ATGATAGAAATAATGTTAGGAGATATAACAAAAGTAAAAGTTGATGCAATTGTTAATGCTGCAAATCCTACTTTGCTTGGAGGTGGAGGAGTAGATGGGGCTATTCATAGGGCAGCTGGTTTTAAGCTTTTAGAAGAGTGTAAAAGCTTAGGTGGAGCAAATCCAGGTGATGCTAAAATAACCCATGGATATAATTTACCTGCAAAGTGGGTCATTCATACAGTAGGTCCTATTTATAGTGGGAAAAAAGAGGATGAAATTATTTTAAAAAGATGTTATGAAAATAGTTTGTGTATTGCAAGAAGTTATCATCTAAAATCAATTGCATTTCCATCAATTTCAACAGGGGCATATGGATATCCAATTGAAGAAGCTTGTAAGATTGCATTGAATACAATAGATTGGTTTTTAAAAAATTGTGCTTATTATGATATGAGAGTAATTTGTGTTTTGTATTCAAAAAAAGATTATGATGTTTATGTAGAATGTGCAAAATTGTGTAAAATTTCAATAAAAAAGGTCTAA
- the thrC gene encoding threonine synthase, which produces MKFIGTRGTDSKKTFSEVILNPAAPNGGLYVPEKLPTINENFLIRLYDDRDERTYSSVARAILSLFKIDIEKDLIEKALYTYLKNFDADEVVPVVRIDGNLAVSELWHGPTRAFKDMALQPFGVILSALAQKRGENYLIMAATSGDTGPATLKTFENKENIKVVCIYPHNGTSEVQKLQMVTTNAKNEKVLGILGDFDDAQTALKVLLKDEEFRDTLNKSGIKLSAANSVNFGRIIFQIIYHFWSYLKLLEFNEIKLGEKIDVVIPSGNFGNALGAYYAKKMGLPIEKIIIASNRNNVLYELIKYGRYDLRDKKLIKTISPAMDILKSSNVERMLFDKFGEKRTTELMKSLEENGFFELNGDEIKEIQKDFEADFATDAESEEMIRKYAKKNYIIDPHTATALKAYEYLKEKGKIKNYTVVYSTAEWTKFAPSIYYALTGEDIDREIAEVEENTISDKDAIVYIETNYGVKAPDMIRELFNKEIVNENIIDKSKIKEETLNFLKK; this is translated from the coding sequence ATGAAATTTATAGGTACAAGAGGGACTGATAGTAAAAAAACATTTAGTGAAGTAATTTTAAATCCAGCAGCACCTAATGGAGGACTTTATGTGCCTGAGAAATTACCAACTATAAATGAAAATTTTTTAATAAGACTTTATGATGATAGAGATGAAAGAACTTATTCATCAGTTGCAAGAGCAATTTTATCTTTATTTAAAATTGATATTGAAAAAGATTTGATTGAAAAAGCTCTTTATACTTATCTTAAAAATTTTGATGCTGATGAGGTAGTACCAGTTGTTAGAATTGATGGAAATTTAGCAGTATCTGAGCTTTGGCATGGTCCAACAAGAGCTTTTAAAGATATGGCACTTCAACCTTTTGGAGTTATTTTATCAGCATTAGCGCAAAAAAGAGGTGAAAATTATTTAATTATGGCTGCAACATCGGGAGATACAGGACCAGCTACACTAAAAACATTTGAAAATAAAGAGAATATAAAAGTAGTTTGTATCTATCCTCATAATGGGACAAGTGAAGTTCAAAAACTTCAAATGGTAACAACTAATGCAAAAAATGAAAAAGTTTTAGGGATTTTAGGTGATTTTGATGATGCACAAACTGCTTTAAAAGTTTTACTTAAAGATGAAGAATTTAGAGATACTTTAAATAAAAGTGGTATTAAACTATCAGCTGCAAATAGTGTGAATTTTGGAAGAATTATTTTTCAAATCATTTATCATTTTTGGAGTTATTTAAAATTATTAGAGTTTAATGAAATAAAACTTGGTGAAAAAATTGATGTAGTAATTCCAAGTGGTAATTTTGGAAATGCTCTTGGTGCTTATTATGCTAAGAAAATGGGACTTCCTATTGAGAAAATAATTATTGCTTCAAATAGAAATAATGTTTTATATGAGTTAATAAAATATGGAAGATATGACCTTAGAGATAAAAAACTTATAAAAACAATATCTCCCGCTATGGATATTTTAAAATCAAGTAATGTTGAGAGAATGCTTTTTGATAAATTTGGTGAAAAAAGAACAACTGAGCTTATGAAATCTCTTGAAGAGAATGGATTTTTTGAACTAAATGGAGATGAAATTAAAGAAATTCAAAAAGATTTTGAAGCAGATTTTGCAACAGATGCTGAGAGTGAAGAGATGATTAGAAAATATGCTAAGAAAAATTATATTATTGACCCTCATACAGCAACTGCTCTAAAAGCATATGAATATTTAAAAGAAAAGGGTAAAATTAAAAATTATACAGTAGTTTATTCAACTGCTGAATGGACAAAATTTGCTCCAAGTATCTATTATGCCCTAACTGGCGAAGATATAGATAGAGAAATAGCTGAGGTTGAGGAAAATACAATCTCAGATAAAGATGCAATTGTGTATATTGAAACTAATTATGGAGTAAAAGCCCCTGATATGATAAGAGAACTATTTAATAAAGAAATTGTTAATGAAAATATTATTGACAAATCTAAAATTAAAGAAGAAACTTTAAACTTTTTAAAGAAATAA
- a CDS encoding AEC family transporter, giving the protein MITILGVYLYILVGFISKKIFKEIDAKTLVLLSTYFLQPFLTLWGILLIPLNKDLILSPLIYLIAVFISFVITFSISFVLKDKKDRIISSIAPLIGNTGNLGIPLSYALFGDIGASVATIINLANVFFIYTFGIFFYASGEYSFKESLKKIIKIPIIWFGILALILNILGIKFSVDIMKILQMGAFASIVVQLLIFGIYVAEIKFREVNMKLSILVLVNKFIVLPFLTLLTLHFFHLNPIIKQVILLEVLTPLAVTNVNLAALFNMYPEKVAFLVIVTSVVFIGVSMIFI; this is encoded by the coding sequence TTGATAACGATTTTAGGAGTTTATTTATATATTTTAGTTGGATTTATTTCTAAAAAGATTTTTAAAGAGATAGATGCTAAGACATTAGTCTTGCTTTCTACTTATTTTCTTCAACCTTTTTTAACATTATGGGGGATTTTGTTAATTCCTTTAAATAAAGATTTAATTCTTTCTCCTTTAATTTATCTTATTGCAGTATTTATCTCTTTTGTTATAACTTTTAGTATCTCTTTTGTATTAAAAGATAAAAAAGATAGGATAATCTCTTCAATAGCACCTTTAATTGGGAATACTGGAAATTTAGGAATTCCTTTAAGCTATGCTCTTTTTGGAGATATAGGAGCAAGTGTTGCTACGATAATAAATTTAGCAAATGTATTTTTTATTTATACTTTTGGAATATTTTTTTATGCAAGTGGAGAGTATAGTTTTAAAGAATCGCTAAAAAAAATTATTAAAATTCCAATTATTTGGTTTGGGATATTAGCTTTAATTTTAAATATTTTAGGGATTAAATTTAGCGTAGATATTATGAAAATTTTACAAATGGGAGCATTTGCTTCAATTGTAGTTCAACTTTTAATATTTGGAATTTATGTAGCAGAGATTAAGTTTAGAGAAGTTAATATGAAACTATCTATTTTAGTGTTAGTAAATAAGTTTATTGTATTGCCTTTTCTTACTCTCTTAACACTTCATTTTTTTCATTTAAATCCGATTATAAAACAAGTTATTTTATTAGAAGTATTAACACCTCTTGCTGTTACAAATGTAAATTTAGCAGCACTATTTAATATGTATCCTGAAAAAGTTGCATTTTTAGTAATAGTAACATCAGTAGTTTTTATAGGAGTTAGTATGATTTTTATATAA
- a CDS encoding putative bifunctional diguanylate cyclase/phosphodiesterase, which produces MKYLERFMRIKSFLILINLLLVIVLTSLFYYFYLMQKERIFSYLSDNLNKEILDAKFIIKKYLAKDEDLDEIRPFYDRLVLKSELIKGVLLKKENKTILISGDIEKLNNIIIYKERLKFNEILESNVIKVPVKIFSNNKYVNYTIYLFLNKNVITNLVEDLKFKFMFVYFFILMLVFSIENYLVNKFIVKPLIKLKNFSKKLETEPKNLKIKEFNEIKTSLKQSFDKLEMTIDDLYKTTLTDYLTRLGNRKFLEKSVKELINKNEKFCMVFLDLDNFKEINDYYGHSVGDELIIEISEILKEFTKEDEIISRVGGDEFVLILKGCDDKTYINNRLNKLLNQLNRRWVLRDYEIKTSVSMGVSIYPDNAIIYEELLKKSDIALYESKSRGKNSVTFFDDMLEVKVKKEFIIKNDLVKALEKNDFSLYLQPKVDMTGKIVGCEGLIRWIKNNQIIPPNEFIPIAEKSGLILKIGEWVMKKSFDIVKEFQNDEDLKNIKLSFNVSPLQFKCENFLFNLEKIKEFANMLEIEITESVFIEDKKKAKEIIEKIHNLGFKINLDDFGTGYSSLSVLKEFDIDYLKIDKAFIDDIMSENGMVFVKTIVNMSKSLSIKTVAEGVESKEQFNILKNIGVDVYQGYLFSKPLPKEEFIKFVKSYTFNL; this is translated from the coding sequence ATGAAGTATTTGGAGAGATTCATGAGAATTAAATCTTTTTTGATTTTGATAAATTTATTACTTGTTATTGTATTAACATCATTGTTTTATTATTTTTATTTAATGCAAAAAGAGAGAATTTTTAGTTATTTAAGTGATAATCTTAATAAAGAAATACTTGATGCAAAATTTATAATTAAAAAATATTTAGCAAAAGATGAAGATTTAGATGAAATTAGACCTTTTTATGATAGGCTTGTTTTAAAAAGTGAATTAATAAAGGGTGTTTTATTAAAAAAGGAAAATAAAACAATACTAATATCAGGAGATATTGAGAAGTTAAATAATATAATTATTTATAAAGAAAGATTAAAGTTTAATGAAATTTTAGAATCTAATGTAATTAAAGTTCCTGTTAAAATATTTAGTAATAATAAATATGTTAATTATACAATTTATCTATTTTTAAATAAAAATGTAATAACAAATTTAGTTGAAGATTTGAAATTTAAATTTATGTTTGTATACTTTTTTATATTGATGTTAGTTTTTAGTATCGAGAATTATTTGGTAAATAAATTTATAGTAAAACCTTTAATTAAGCTTAAAAATTTTTCTAAGAAACTTGAAACAGAACCTAAAAATCTGAAAATAAAAGAATTTAATGAAATAAAAACTTCTCTTAAACAAAGCTTTGATAAGCTTGAAATGACTATTGATGATTTATATAAAACTACTTTAACTGATTATTTAACAAGACTTGGTAATAGAAAATTTTTAGAAAAAAGTGTAAAAGAATTAATCAATAAAAATGAAAAATTTTGTATGGTGTTTTTGGATTTAGATAATTTCAAAGAGATTAATGATTATTATGGTCATAGTGTAGGAGATGAGTTAATTATAGAGATTTCAGAAATATTAAAAGAGTTTACAAAAGAAGATGAGATAATATCAAGAGTTGGGGGAGATGAGTTTGTATTGATATTGAAAGGATGTGATGATAAAACTTATATTAACAATAGATTAAATAAATTATTGAATCAATTAAATAGAAGATGGGTTTTAAGAGATTATGAAATTAAAACATCTGTAAGTATGGGAGTTAGTATTTATCCTGATAATGCCATAATATATGAGGAGTTATTAAAAAAATCAGATATTGCGCTTTATGAGTCAAAATCAAGAGGAAAAAATAGTGTTACATTTTTTGATGATATGCTTGAAGTAAAAGTTAAAAAAGAATTTATTATTAAAAATGATTTAGTTAAAGCACTTGAAAAAAATGATTTTTCTTTATATTTACAGCCAAAAGTTGATATGACAGGTAAAATTGTAGGTTGTGAAGGATTAATTCGTTGGATAAAAAATAATCAAATAATTCCCCCTAATGAATTTATTCCTATTGCAGAAAAAAGTGGTTTGATATTAAAAATTGGTGAGTGGGTAATGAAAAAAAGTTTTGATATAGTAAAAGAATTTCAAAATGATGAAGATTTAAAAAATATTAAGCTTTCATTTAATGTTTCACCCCTTCAATTTAAGTGCGAGAACTTTTTATTTAATCTTGAAAAAATAAAAGAGTTTGCAAATATGTTAGAAATAGAAATAACTGAATCAGTTTTTATAGAAGATAAGAAAAAAGCCAAAGAAATAATTGAAAAAATACATAATTTAGGGTTTAAAATAAATTTGGATGATTTTGGAACAGGATATTCTTCATTATCAGTACTTAAAGAGTTTGATATTGATTATTTAAAAATAGATAAAGCTTTTATAGATGATATTATGAGTGAAAATGGTATGGTTTTTGTAAAAACTATTGTGAATATGTCTAAAAGTTTAAGTATAAAAACAGTTGCTGAAGGAGTAGAAAGTAAAGAGCAGTTTAATATTCTTAAAAATATAGGAGTTGATGTATATCAAGGATATCTTTTTTCAAAACCTCTTCCAAAAGAAGAGTTTATAAAATTTGTAAAATCATATACCTTTAATCTTTAA